One window of Etheostoma spectabile isolate EspeVRDwgs_2016 chromosome 6, UIUC_Espe_1.0, whole genome shotgun sequence genomic DNA carries:
- the irx1a gene encoding iroquois-class homeodomain protein IRX-1a gives MSFPQLGYPQYLSASQAVYGSERPGVLTPSSRGGSTEIGGSPSATAAAVTSVLGMYANPYAHNYSAFLPYTSADLALFSQMGSQYELKESPGVHPASFAAHTSPAFYPYSQFQYGDPARPKNATRESTSTLKAWLNEHRKNPYPTKGEKIMLAIITKMTLTXXXXTWFANARRRLKKENKVTWGSRSKEDGEDGNLFGSGDEAEKNEDEEEIDLESIDIDKIDDNDGDQSNEDDDDKSTEGSREHRGGVGAGGELDSLEKRRAFALQAHEAFDKSKSTITAHPGSKENSDGNGNNTRVLSPDRPGSFPLPSNNKPKIWSLAETATSPDSSSQKPTSPCGPAATTHTPAPHHQLQTHPAFLPSHGLYTCQIGKFHNWTNGAFLGQNSLLNVRSFLGVNHHHHHNQQQHLAAQQQPTSVVVSPGAAALSNDSKAPAETHSPKHIEHENGVRSDSPPTQILKSSFRPIHDRSSLPSSARNPQDATQRVLTALSSA, from the exons ATGTCTTTCCCCCAGCTAGGCTACCCGCAGTACTTAAGTGCCTCCCAGGCGGTGTACGGGAGCGAGAGACCGGGAGTGCTTACGCCTTCATCCCGGGGAGGGAGCACGGAAATCGGGGGAAGTCCGTCCGCCACCGCAGCGGCGGTCACCTCGGTGTTGGGCATGTACGCCAACCCGTACGCACACAACTACAGTGCTTTCTTACCTTACACCAGCGCGGACTTGGCTCTTTTCTCACAAATG GGATCCCAGTATGAGCTGAAGGAGAGCCCTGGCGTCCATCCCGCCAGCTTTGCAGCCCACACGTCTCCGGCCTTCTACCCGTACAGCCAGTTCCAGTACGGGGACCCGGCCAGGCCCAAGAACGCCACCCGGGAGAGCACCAGCACCCTGAAGGCCTGGCTCAACGAGCACAGGAAGAACCCGTACCCGACCAAGGGGGAGAAGATCATGCTGGCCATCATCACCAAGATGACGCTGACGNNNNNNNNNNCCACGTGGTTCGCCAACGCCAGGAGGAGGCTCAAGAAGGAGAACAAGGTGACCTGGGGCAGCAGGAGCaaagaggacggggaggacgggAACTTGTTCGGCAGCGGCGACGAGGCGGAGAAAAACGAAGACGAGGAGGAGATCGATTTGGAGAGCATAGATATAGACAAAATTGACGACAACGACGGGGACCAGAGCAACGAGGACGATGATGATAAATCCACGGAGGGGAGCAGGGAGCACAGGGGCGGCGTGGGCGCTGGGGGGGAGCTGGACAGCTTGGAGAAAAGACGAGCTTTCGCCCTGCAGGCCCACGAGGCCTTTGACAAATCTAAGAGCACAATTACAGCTCACCCAGGGAGTAAGGAGAACTCGGACGGCAACGGCAACAACACCAGAGTTTTATCCCCGGATAGACCCGGGAGCTTTCCTCTCCCGTCTAACAACAAGCCGAAAATATGGTCTTTAGCCGAAACAGCCACTAGTCCCGATAGTTCCTCTCAGAAACCCACGTCCCCGTGTGGCCCAGcggccaccacacacacaccagcgccCCACCACCAGCTCCAGACCCACCCGGCCTTCCTGCCCAGTCACGGACTGTACACCTGCCAGATTGGAAAGTTCCACAACTGGACAAATGGGGCTTTCCTGGGCCAGAACTCCCTGCTAAATGTGAGGTCGTTTCTGGGAGTaaaccatcaccaccaccacaaccagcaGCAGCACTTGGCGGCCCAGCAGCAGCCGACTTCAGTGGTGGTGTCGCCGGGAGCAGCAGCACTCAGCAACGACAGCAAGGCCCCGGCAGAGACGCACAGTCCCAAGCACATAG AGCATGAAAACGGTGTAAGGTCCGATTCACCGCCAACGCAGATCCTAAAGTCTTCCTTTCGACCCATCCATGACAG ATCCTCTCTGCCTTCCAGCGCCAGGAATCCACAAGACGCCACGCAACGAGTCCTCACCGCTCTCTCCTCGGCTTGa